A window of Paenibacillus polygoni contains these coding sequences:
- a CDS encoding protein-tyrosine phosphatase family protein codes for MSEQFDLQAARVLKLIDNDNKQGTDQPPKRFRMCIDQAEHDSNTAGLHELRASASGQFSLNGLKYMKSVIPSDTFTVVDLRQECHGFVNGMAISWYGPYNDSNRELSPQAVIELEQQNLNELKKADTVEFDYLEGKSFQLEIPLTAPLQVYSEAELTSLEDIGYIRFCVTDHHRPPDVIVDEFISFVKALSPSEWLHFHCRGGVGRATSFILMYDMIRNAHQVSLEDILQRQQKIGGRDMYRLNPEQGEHIRKAALDRLDFIHTFYDYCASRQGDYEMSWQDWLQTQQASN; via the coding sequence TTGTCTGAACAGTTCGATTTACAAGCAGCACGAGTTCTCAAGTTAATTGACAATGATAATAAACAAGGCACTGACCAACCTCCCAAAAGATTCCGCATGTGTATCGATCAAGCTGAACACGATTCAAATACCGCAGGACTGCATGAGTTACGAGCGTCAGCAAGCGGACAATTCTCTTTAAACGGTTTGAAATATATGAAGTCTGTAATTCCGAGCGATACCTTTACCGTCGTGGACCTAAGACAGGAATGTCATGGTTTCGTAAATGGAATGGCGATTAGTTGGTACGGCCCCTATAATGATTCGAATCGAGAACTGTCGCCTCAAGCAGTGATAGAACTCGAACAACAAAACTTAAATGAACTCAAGAAGGCAGATACGGTTGAGTTCGATTATTTAGAAGGCAAATCTTTTCAACTAGAAATTCCTCTAACAGCTCCTTTGCAAGTGTATTCCGAAGCAGAACTTACCTCCTTAGAAGATATTGGATATATTCGTTTTTGCGTAACAGATCACCATAGACCACCGGATGTGATAGTAGATGAGTTTATTTCTTTTGTGAAAGCGCTATCTCCTAGCGAATGGCTTCACTTTCACTGCCGCGGTGGTGTAGGTAGAGCCACCTCATTTATCTTAATGTATGACATGATCCGGAATGCTCATCAAGTAAGCTTAGAAGATATACTGCAGCGTCAGCAAAAGATTGGTGGCAGAGATATGTATCGCTTAAATCCGGAGCAAGGAGAACATATTCGTAAAGCTGCGCTGGACAGATTAGACTTTATTCATACATTTTATGACTATTGTGCGAGTAGGCAAGGAGACTATGAAATGTCTTGGCAGGATTGGCTGCAAACTCAGCAAGCTTCCAACTAG